A stretch of Anaeromyxobacter dehalogenans 2CP-1 DNA encodes these proteins:
- the rplK gene encoding 50S ribosomal protein L11, with protein MKKVTGQIKLQLPAGKANPAPPVGPALGQHGVNIMEFCKQFNAATQAQAKEALIIPVIITVYQDRSFTFVLKTPPAAILLKKAAGLHTEKKKGSGAHKPGKEKVGQVTRKQVEQIAKTKMQDMTAGTLEAAMRTVEGTALSMGIEIVG; from the coding sequence ATGAAGAAGGTCACGGGACAGATCAAGCTGCAGCTCCCCGCCGGAAAGGCGAACCCGGCCCCGCCCGTGGGCCCGGCGCTCGGCCAGCACGGCGTCAACATCATGGAGTTCTGCAAGCAGTTCAACGCGGCGACGCAGGCCCAGGCGAAGGAAGCCCTCATCATCCCGGTCATCATCACGGTGTACCAGGACCGGTCCTTCACCTTCGTGCTGAAGACCCCGCCCGCCGCGATCCTCCTCAAGAAGGCCGCCGGCCTCCACACGGAGAAGAAGAAGGGCTCCGGCGCGCACAAGCCCGGCAAGGAGAAGGTCGGGCAGGTGACGCGCAAGCAGGTGGAGCAGATCGCGAAGACCAAGATGCAGGACATGACGGCGGGCACCCTGGAGGCCGCGATGCGGACCGTCGAGGGGACCGCCCTGTCCATGGGCATCGAGATCGTCGGCTAG
- the rplL gene encoding 50S ribosomal protein L7/L12, translated as MADLNAIVEQLSGLTIMEAAELVKQLEEKWGVSAAAAPVMVAAGGGAAAAAPVEEKTEFTVVLVDAGANKINVIKEVRAITGLGLKEAKDLVEGAPKEVKAGVAKAESEELKKKLEAAGAKVEVK; from the coding sequence ATGGCCGATCTGAATGCGATCGTTGAGCAGCTCTCGGGCCTGACCATCATGGAGGCCGCGGAGCTGGTGAAGCAGCTCGAGGAGAAGTGGGGCGTGTCCGCCGCCGCCGCGCCGGTGATGGTGGCCGCCGGTGGCGGGGCCGCCGCTGCGGCGCCGGTCGAGGAGAAGACCGAGTTCACGGTGGTCCTCGTGGACGCCGGCGCGAACAAGATCAACGTGATCAAGGAGGTCCGCGCGATCACGGGCCTCGGCCTGAAGGAGGCCAAGGACCTGGTGGAGGGCGCGCCGAAGGAGGTCAAGGCCGGCGTCGCCAAGGCCGAGTCCGAGGAGCTCAAGAAGAAGCTCGAGGCCGCTGGCGCCAAGGTCGAGGTCAAGTAG
- the dnaK gene encoding molecular chaperone DnaK, whose protein sequence is MAKIIGIDLGTTNSVVAVMEGKDPVVITNEEGSRLTPSVVAYTKEGERLVGQVAKRQAITNPEKTVYSIKRFMGRRFGEVQDEMKRVPYHVAEGPNGDARIEIDGKQYSPPEISAQVLLKLKRAAENYLGEKVTDAVITVPAYFNDSQRQATKDAGEIAGLNVRRIVNEPTAAALAYGLDKKKNEKIAVYDFGGGTFDISILEVGENVVEVLATNGDTHLGGDNIDQQVIDWLIAEFKKDTGIDVSRDKMVLQRLKEAAEKAKIELSSMMETEINLPFLTADQTGPKHLSVKLSRAKLEQLVEALIERSIEPTRRCLADAKLQPSQIDEVVLVGGQTRMPKIVETVKRFFGKEPNRTVNPDEVVAVGAAVQAGVLSGEVKDILLLDVTPLSLGVETLGGVMTRLIERNTTIPAKRSETFSTASDSQTSVEIHVLQGEREMARDNRTLGRFHLEGIPPAPRGMPQIEVTFDIDANGILNVSAKDKGTGKEQKITISHSSGLAKDEVEKMVADAQSHETEDKARREEVEQRNRAENLAYQMEKLLKDNKEKLAAATVKEIEEAVQEVHKVREKGTAAEVRTAMERLEKASHKAAEELYKTAAPGGPGEGAPPPGGPAAEEKPKDNVVDAEFKQV, encoded by the coding sequence ATGGCCAAGATCATCGGCATCGACCTCGGCACCACGAACAGCGTGGTTGCGGTGATGGAGGGGAAGGACCCCGTCGTCATCACGAACGAGGAGGGCTCCCGGCTCACCCCGAGCGTGGTCGCCTATACGAAGGAAGGGGAGCGGCTCGTCGGGCAGGTGGCCAAGCGCCAGGCCATCACCAACCCCGAGAAGACCGTCTACTCGATCAAGCGCTTCATGGGCCGGCGCTTCGGGGAGGTGCAGGACGAGATGAAGCGCGTCCCGTACCACGTCGCCGAGGGCCCGAACGGCGACGCGCGCATCGAGATCGACGGCAAGCAGTACTCGCCGCCGGAGATCAGCGCGCAGGTGCTGCTCAAGCTGAAGCGCGCCGCCGAGAACTACCTCGGCGAGAAGGTGACGGACGCGGTCATCACCGTGCCGGCGTACTTCAACGACTCGCAGCGGCAGGCCACCAAGGACGCGGGCGAGATCGCCGGCCTGAACGTGCGGCGCATCGTCAACGAGCCGACCGCGGCCGCGCTCGCCTACGGCCTCGACAAGAAGAAGAACGAGAAGATCGCCGTCTACGACTTCGGCGGCGGCACGTTCGACATCTCGATCCTCGAGGTGGGCGAGAACGTGGTCGAGGTGCTCGCCACGAACGGCGACACGCACCTCGGCGGCGACAACATCGACCAGCAGGTCATCGACTGGCTGATCGCCGAGTTCAAGAAGGACACCGGCATCGACGTGTCGAGGGACAAGATGGTGCTGCAGCGCCTCAAGGAGGCGGCCGAGAAGGCGAAGATCGAGCTCTCCTCGATGATGGAGACCGAGATCAACCTGCCGTTCCTCACCGCCGACCAGACGGGCCCGAAGCACCTGTCGGTCAAGCTCTCGCGCGCCAAGCTCGAGCAGCTCGTCGAGGCGCTGATCGAGCGGTCCATCGAGCCGACCCGGCGCTGCCTGGCGGACGCCAAGCTCCAGCCGTCGCAGATCGACGAGGTGGTGCTGGTCGGCGGCCAGACCCGCATGCCGAAGATCGTCGAGACCGTGAAGCGGTTCTTCGGCAAGGAGCCGAACCGGACCGTCAACCCGGACGAGGTGGTGGCGGTGGGCGCGGCGGTGCAGGCTGGCGTCCTCTCCGGCGAGGTGAAGGACATCCTGCTGCTCGACGTGACGCCGCTCTCGCTCGGCGTCGAGACGCTCGGCGGCGTGATGACCCGGCTCATCGAGCGGAACACGACCATCCCGGCGAAGCGGTCGGAGACGTTCTCCACCGCGTCGGACAGCCAGACGTCGGTGGAGATCCACGTGCTGCAGGGCGAGCGCGAGATGGCGCGCGACAACCGCACGCTGGGGCGCTTCCACCTGGAGGGCATCCCGCCCGCGCCGCGCGGCATGCCGCAGATCGAGGTCACGTTCGACATCGACGCGAACGGCATCCTGAACGTGTCCGCGAAGGACAAGGGGACCGGCAAGGAGCAGAAGATCACCATCAGCCACTCGTCCGGCCTGGCGAAGGACGAGGTCGAGAAGATGGTGGCCGACGCCCAGTCGCACGAGACCGAGGACAAGGCGCGCCGCGAGGAGGTCGAGCAGCGGAACCGGGCGGAGAACCTCGCCTACCAGATGGAGAAGCTGCTCAAGGACAACAAGGAGAAGCTCGCCGCCGCCACCGTGAAGGAGATCGAGGAGGCGGTGCAGGAGGTCCACAAGGTCCGCGAGAAGGGCACCGCGGCCGAGGTGAGGACCGCCATGGAGCGCCTCGAGAAGGCCAGCCACAAGGCGGCCGAGGAGCTCTACAAGACCGCCGCGCCGGGCGGTCCGGGCGAGGGCGCGCCGCCTCCGGGCGGCCCTGCGGCCGAGGAGAAGCCGAAGGACAACGTGGTGGACGCGGAGTTCAAGCAGGTCTAG
- a CDS encoding ATP-grasp domain-containing protein, protein MHLTVLSRSSEIYTTRRLVEAARARGVRSRVVDPLEVEMGLFDQAPQAYWRGKRFPRTDVVVPRIGLSIHQYGLSVVNQLELLGIPALNGAYGIAASRNKMRSLQMLSAAGVPVPRTVMASDPSGLKDMARLVGGVPVLVKLLSTSEKSGVMICETLQSLEAALEAILGLGQNIVVQQYLKGAKGRDLRALVVGGEVVAAMRRRPPVGRFSRNLRRGAQFEQVSLPPVYARAAAQAARVLQLEVCAVDMLDVKGTPRVFEVNSSPSIREAESACGVDAAGRIVERAMALVRGGRAPAGAGRRRRDGAAAAARP, encoded by the coding sequence GTGCACCTCACGGTCCTGTCGCGCTCGAGCGAGATCTACACCACGCGCCGCCTGGTCGAGGCGGCGCGCGCCCGCGGGGTCCGCTCGCGCGTGGTCGATCCGCTCGAGGTGGAGATGGGGCTGTTCGACCAGGCGCCGCAGGCCTACTGGCGCGGCAAGCGCTTCCCCCGCACCGACGTGGTCGTGCCGCGGATCGGCCTGTCGATCCACCAGTACGGCCTCTCGGTGGTGAACCAGCTCGAGCTGCTCGGCATCCCGGCGCTGAACGGCGCCTACGGCATCGCCGCCAGCCGCAACAAGATGCGCAGCCTCCAGATGCTCTCCGCCGCCGGGGTGCCGGTGCCGCGCACCGTGATGGCGAGCGACCCCTCCGGCCTGAAGGACATGGCACGGCTGGTGGGCGGCGTCCCGGTGCTGGTGAAGCTGCTCTCCACCAGCGAGAAGTCGGGCGTGATGATCTGCGAGACGCTCCAGTCGCTGGAGGCGGCGCTCGAGGCCATCCTGGGGCTCGGCCAGAACATCGTGGTGCAGCAGTACCTGAAGGGCGCGAAGGGGCGGGACCTGCGCGCCCTGGTGGTGGGCGGCGAGGTCGTCGCGGCGATGCGCCGCCGGCCGCCGGTCGGCCGCTTCTCGCGCAACCTGCGGCGCGGGGCGCAGTTCGAGCAGGTGAGCCTGCCGCCCGTCTACGCGCGCGCCGCCGCGCAGGCCGCCCGGGTGCTGCAGCTCGAGGTCTGCGCGGTGGACATGCTCGACGTGAAGGGCACGCCGCGGGTCTTCGAGGTGAACTCCTCGCCGTCGATCCGCGAGGCGGAGAGCGCGTGCGGCGTGGACGCCGCGGGGCGCATCGTGGAGCGCGCCATGGCCCTGGTGCGCGGCGGGCGCGCCCCGGCGGGCGCGGGGCGGCGGCGGCGCGACGGGGCGGCCGCCGCGGCGCGTCCCTGA
- the rplJ gene encoding 50S ribosomal protein L10 has product MNRTEKEQVISELHEKMAKAKAAIVAEPKGLNVAVVTDLRKKLRDAKIDYRIVKNTLAARAAKGTPVEPVADRFVGPTALVMSYDDVVTPAKLLADFMKDRENFVIRTAIIEGKVIDAKGVQALAKMPGLKELRGQIAAMIAQPATKLARLVGTPGQQLARVVGARREQLEKQA; this is encoded by the coding sequence TTGAACCGGACGGAAAAAGAGCAGGTCATCAGTGAGCTCCACGAGAAGATGGCGAAGGCGAAGGCGGCCATCGTCGCGGAGCCGAAGGGGCTGAACGTCGCGGTGGTCACGGATCTTCGCAAGAAGCTCCGGGATGCGAAGATCGACTACCGGATCGTGAAGAACACCCTCGCCGCGCGCGCCGCCAAGGGCACGCCGGTGGAGCCGGTGGCGGATCGGTTCGTGGGGCCGACGGCCCTCGTCATGTCGTACGACGACGTCGTCACCCCGGCGAAGCTCCTCGCGGACTTCATGAAGGACCGCGAGAACTTCGTGATCCGCACCGCGATCATCGAAGGCAAGGTCATCGACGCGAAGGGCGTTCAGGCCCTCGCGAAGATGCCGGGCCTGAAGGAGCTCCGCGGCCAGATCGCCGCGATGATCGCCCAGCCCGCGACCAAGCTCGCGCGCCTCGTCGGCACCCCTGGCCAGCAGCTGGCCCGGGTGGTCGGCGCCCGCCGCGAGCAGCTCGAGAAGCAGGCGTAA
- the rplA gene encoding 50S ribosomal protein L1, with protein sequence MAHVAKKYKAAAEKVDRTKRYKLDEAMSLVKQTATKKFDETVDASINLGVDPKHADQVVRGAVVLPHGMGKTVRLAVFAKGDKAKEAQEAGADIVGAEDLAEKIQGGFMDFDKLIATPDMMGVVGRLGKILGPRGLMPNPKVGTVTMDLARAVKEQKAGKVEFRVEKAGIVHVPFGKASFDPDKLKANFSAIMEVIYKAKPQTAKGVYVKNVTLSTTMGPGIKVDLAELAAQHA encoded by the coding sequence ATGGCTCACGTTGCGAAGAAGTACAAGGCGGCCGCCGAGAAGGTGGATCGCACCAAGCGCTACAAGCTCGACGAGGCCATGAGCCTCGTGAAGCAGACCGCCACCAAGAAGTTCGACGAGACGGTGGACGCGTCCATCAACCTGGGCGTGGACCCGAAGCACGCCGACCAGGTGGTCCGCGGCGCCGTCGTGCTGCCGCACGGCATGGGCAAGACCGTCCGCCTGGCGGTGTTCGCGAAGGGCGACAAGGCCAAGGAGGCCCAGGAGGCCGGCGCGGACATCGTCGGCGCCGAGGACCTGGCCGAGAAGATCCAGGGCGGCTTCATGGACTTCGACAAGCTCATCGCCACCCCGGACATGATGGGCGTGGTCGGCCGCCTCGGTAAGATCCTCGGGCCCCGCGGCCTCATGCCGAACCCGAAGGTCGGCACCGTCACGATGGACCTCGCCCGCGCCGTCAAGGAGCAGAAGGCCGGCAAGGTCGAGTTCCGCGTCGAGAAGGCGGGCATCGTCCACGTGCCGTTCGGGAAGGCCTCCTTCGATCCGGACAAGCTGAAGGCGAACTTCAGCGCGATCATGGAGGTCATCTACAAGGCGAAGCCGCAGACGGCGAAGGGCGTGTACGTCAAGAACGTCACCCTGAGCACGACCATGGGCCCCGGCATCAAGGTGGACCTGGCGGAGCTCGCCGCGCAGCACGCTTAA
- the nusG gene encoding transcription termination/antitermination protein NusG has product MAKKWYVVHTYSGFENKVKKSLDERIRQHSLQDAFGEVLIPMEVVQEMVKGEKKTSKRKFFPGYILVNMEMSLQTWHLVKGTPKVTGFVGNAKTPEQVPAVSDVEVQRLTTQISEGSLKPKPKVQFEEGDSVRVTDGPFSNFNGTVEEVKPDKGKLRVLVSIFGRATPVELDFMQVEKT; this is encoded by the coding sequence ATGGCGAAGAAGTGGTACGTCGTCCACACCTACTCGGGGTTCGAGAACAAGGTGAAGAAGTCGCTCGACGAGCGCATCCGGCAGCACTCGCTGCAGGACGCGTTCGGCGAGGTGCTCATCCCGATGGAGGTGGTCCAGGAGATGGTGAAGGGGGAGAAGAAGACCTCCAAGCGGAAGTTCTTCCCCGGCTACATCCTGGTGAACATGGAGATGAGCCTGCAGACCTGGCACCTCGTGAAGGGGACGCCGAAGGTCACCGGGTTCGTCGGCAACGCGAAGACGCCGGAGCAGGTCCCGGCGGTGTCCGACGTCGAGGTGCAGCGGCTCACCACGCAGATCTCCGAGGGCTCGCTCAAGCCGAAGCCCAAGGTGCAGTTCGAGGAGGGCGACTCGGTCCGCGTGACCGACGGCCCGTTCTCGAACTTCAACGGCACCGTCGAGGAGGTCAAGCCGGACAAGGGCAAGCTCCGGGTGCTGGTGTCGATCTTCGGCCGCGCCACGCCGGTAGAGCTCGACTTCATGCAGGTGGAGAAGACCTAG
- the rpmG gene encoding 50S ribosomal protein L33, whose protein sequence is MAGNRSIITLECKTCKERNYTTTKNKKKTQDKLTLSKYCPRCRKHVEHKETK, encoded by the coding sequence ATGGCCGGCAATCGCAGCATCATCACGCTCGAGTGCAAGACCTGCAAAGAGCGGAACTACACGACCACCAAGAACAAGAAGAAGACGCAGGACAAGCTCACGCTCTCCAAGTACTGCCCGCGCTGCCGCAAGCACGTGGAGCACAAGGAGACGAAGTAG
- the tuf gene encoding elongation factor Tu — MAKEKFERSKPHVNVGTIGHVDHGKTTLTAAITKVLAQKGGAQFLAYDQIDKAPEERERGITIATAHVEYQTEKRHYAHVDCPGHADYVKNMITGAAQMDGAILVVSAADGPMPQTREHILLARQVGVPYIVVFLNKVDMVDDKELLDLVELEVRELLSEYDFPGNEIPIVKGSALKALEGDKGELGEQAIFKLMDAVDAYIPTPQRATDKPFLMPVEDVFSISGRGTVATGRVERGIVKVGEEIEVVGLKATAKTVVTGVEMFRKLLDEGRAGDNIGALLRGLKREEVERGQVLAKPGSITPHTKFKAEVYVLTKEEGGRHTPFFNGYRPQFYFRTTDVTGSVQLPQGVEMVMPGDNIGMEVELITPIAMEKELRFAIREGGRTVGAGVVAEVIQ; from the coding sequence ATGGCCAAGGAGAAGTTCGAGCGCAGCAAGCCGCACGTGAACGTCGGGACGATCGGGCACGTGGACCACGGCAAGACGACGCTGACGGCGGCGATCACGAAGGTGCTGGCGCAGAAGGGCGGGGCGCAGTTCCTGGCGTACGACCAGATCGACAAGGCGCCGGAGGAGCGGGAGCGCGGCATCACGATCGCGACGGCGCACGTGGAGTACCAGACGGAGAAGCGGCACTACGCGCACGTCGACTGCCCGGGGCACGCGGACTACGTGAAGAACATGATCACCGGGGCGGCGCAGATGGACGGCGCGATCCTGGTGGTGTCGGCGGCGGACGGTCCGATGCCGCAGACGCGGGAGCACATCCTGCTGGCCCGTCAGGTGGGCGTGCCGTACATCGTGGTCTTCCTGAACAAGGTGGACATGGTGGACGACAAGGAGCTCCTGGACCTGGTGGAGCTGGAGGTCCGGGAGCTGCTGAGCGAGTACGACTTCCCGGGCAACGAGATCCCGATCGTGAAGGGGTCGGCGCTGAAGGCGCTCGAGGGCGACAAGGGCGAGCTCGGGGAGCAGGCGATCTTCAAGCTGATGGACGCGGTGGACGCGTACATTCCGACGCCGCAGCGCGCGACGGACAAGCCGTTCCTGATGCCGGTCGAGGACGTGTTCTCGATCTCGGGCCGCGGGACGGTGGCGACGGGCCGCGTGGAGCGCGGGATCGTGAAGGTGGGCGAGGAGATCGAGGTCGTCGGGCTGAAGGCGACGGCGAAGACGGTGGTGACCGGCGTCGAGATGTTCCGCAAGCTGCTGGACGAGGGGCGCGCGGGCGACAACATCGGGGCGCTGCTGCGCGGCCTGAAGCGCGAGGAGGTGGAGCGCGGTCAGGTGCTGGCGAAGCCGGGGTCGATCACGCCGCACACGAAGTTCAAGGCCGAGGTGTACGTGCTGACGAAGGAGGAGGGTGGTCGTCACACCCCGTTCTTCAACGGCTACCGGCCGCAGTTCTACTTCCGGACGACGGACGTGACGGGGTCGGTGCAGCTGCCGCAGGGAGTCGAGATGGTGATGCCGGGCGACAACATCGGGATGGAGGTGGAGCTGATCACCCCCATCGCGATGGAGAAGGAGCTCCGCTTCGCCATCCGCGAGGGCGGCCGCACGGTCGGCGCGGGCGTGGTCGCCGAGGTCATCCAGTAA
- the secE gene encoding preprotein translocase subunit SecE: MDNVGGVDQPKRVVGIFYVLAAIALGIFLEKVLELALGYAGVNDFAVFSDWTLSTVTGFALAIATAVVVWRIPKTQQVSLEVALELRRVTWPSMRETRAATVAVIVASAVAAVILGLFDLVWSWLSSKIY, from the coding sequence ATGGACAACGTCGGCGGGGTCGATCAGCCGAAGCGCGTCGTGGGGATCTTCTACGTGCTCGCGGCCATCGCGCTGGGGATCTTCCTGGAGAAGGTCCTCGAGCTGGCGCTCGGGTACGCGGGCGTCAACGACTTCGCGGTGTTCAGCGACTGGACGCTGTCCACGGTGACGGGCTTCGCGCTCGCCATCGCGACCGCGGTGGTGGTCTGGCGGATCCCGAAGACGCAGCAGGTGTCGCTGGAGGTGGCGCTCGAGCTCCGGCGAGTCACCTGGCCGAGCATGCGCGAGACGCGCGCCGCCACCGTGGCGGTGATCGTCGCGTCCGCCGTCGCGGCGGTCATCCTCGGTCTCTTCGATCTCGTCTGGAGCTGGCTGAGCTCGAAGATCTACTGA
- the rlmB gene encoding 23S rRNA (guanosine(2251)-2'-O)-methyltransferase RlmB — protein MRVVYGVNPVRELLRAGGGDVAEVWLAEGGTRGAAFAELERLGRGAGAKVRAAPRAKLDRLAGTDRHQGVVAVVADFRYAELEDLLARAQAGGRPPLLVVLDGVEDPHNLGAIIRSAHALGSHGVVIPRDRAVGVTPAVAKASAGAVERCPVARVTNVAKTLERLKEAGIWSVALAADGERPLGEVDLKGPTALVLGSEGEGIRPLVRRTCDLSARIPMSGDLDSLSVSASAAVALYEAARQRAGTPSKSAVEMRP, from the coding sequence ATGCGCGTCGTCTACGGCGTGAACCCGGTGCGCGAGCTGCTCCGCGCCGGGGGCGGCGACGTCGCCGAGGTGTGGCTGGCCGAGGGCGGCACCCGCGGCGCCGCGTTCGCCGAGCTGGAACGGCTCGGGCGGGGGGCGGGCGCCAAGGTGCGCGCGGCGCCCCGCGCCAAGCTCGACCGGCTGGCCGGCACCGACCGGCACCAGGGCGTCGTCGCGGTGGTGGCCGACTTCCGTTACGCGGAGCTGGAGGATCTGCTCGCGCGCGCGCAGGCCGGCGGCCGCCCGCCGCTCCTGGTGGTGCTCGACGGCGTCGAGGACCCGCACAACCTCGGCGCCATCATCCGCTCGGCGCACGCGCTCGGCTCGCACGGCGTCGTCATCCCGCGAGACCGCGCCGTGGGCGTCACGCCCGCGGTCGCGAAGGCGTCGGCCGGCGCGGTGGAGCGCTGCCCGGTGGCGCGCGTCACCAACGTGGCGAAGACCCTCGAGCGGCTGAAGGAGGCGGGCATCTGGTCGGTCGCGCTCGCAGCGGACGGCGAACGCCCCCTCGGCGAGGTCGATCTCAAGGGCCCCACGGCGCTCGTCCTCGGCAGCGAGGGGGAGGGGATCCGGCCGCTGGTGCGCCGCACCTGCGACCTCTCCGCGCGGATCCCCATGTCGGGTGATCTCGACAGCTTGTCGGTGTCCGCGTCGGCCGCGGTCGCCCTGTACGAGGCCGCGCGGCAGCGCGCGGGGACGCCGTCGAAATCAGCGGTCGAAATGCGTCCTTGA